From a region of the Alnus glutinosa chromosome 1, dhAlnGlut1.1, whole genome shotgun sequence genome:
- the LOC133869085 gene encoding isopentenyl phosphate kinase — translation MEEEKQEKHQTKPIRCIVKLGGAAITCKNELEKINEENLGIVSSQLRQAMMLGQSPSTKVLGMDWSKRHGESEVSCCVDDFGYDAVIDSSHFIVVHGAGSFGHFQASKSGVHKGGLDQPLVKAGFVATRISVATLNLEIVRALAREGIPSVGMSPFSCGWSTCQRNIASADISMVAKAIDSGFIPVLHGDAVFDGLQGCTILSGDVIIRHLAEQLKPEYVVFLTDVLGVYDRPPVEPNAVLLREIAVCKDGNWSVVKPVLQNMNKVETTVAAHDTTGGMLTKITEAAMIARLGIDVYIVKAATSHSLRALSGELRSNIPDDWLGTVIRFVG, via the exons ATGGAGGAGGAGAAGCAAGAAAAGcaccaaaccaaaccaatcCGTTGCATCGTAAAACTGG GAGGTGCGGCAATTACATGCAAAAATGAACTTGAGAAGATAAATGAAGAAAACCTTGGCATAGTGTCATCTCAGCTGAGGCAGGCAATGATGTTGGGGCAGTCTCCTTCTACGAAGGTTCTTGGGATGGATTGGAGCAAGAGACATGGGGAATCGGAGGTTTCATGTTGTGTAGATGATTTCGGATATGATGCAGTTATAGATTCTAGTCATTTTATTGTTGTTCATGGAGCAG GTTCTTTTGGGCACTTTCAGGCTAGTAAATCTGGGGTTCATAAAGGAGGATTGGACCAACCTCTTGTCAAGGCTGGTTTTGTTGCTACACGAATATCT GTCGCGACTCTCAATCTTGAAATTGTTAGAGCACTAGCCAGAG AGGGTATTCCTTCGGTTGGAATGTCTCCATTTTCTTGTGGATGGTCAACCTGTCAGAGAAAT ATAGCCTCAGCTGATATTTCCATGGTGGCTAAGGCTATTGACTCTGGTTTCATACCT GTACTGCATGGCGATGCAGTGTTCGATGGATTACAG gGTTGCACCATATTGAGTGGAGATGTTATCATACGTCATCTTGCAGAGCAATTAAAGCCTGAATATGTTGTCTTTCTT ACAGATGTTTTGGGGGTATATGACCGTCCACCAGTGGAACCTAATGCTGTACTCTTAAGGGAGATCG CTGTGTGCAAAGATGGGAATTGGTCTGTTGTGAAACCAGTGCTTCAGAACATGAACAAAG TTGAAACAACTGTAGCAGCTCATGATACAACTGGGGGCATGTTGACCAAAATAACAGAAGCTGCAATGATTGCAAGACTTGGAATTGATGTTTACATTGTGAAA GCAGCCACAAGCCACTCGCTGAGGGCCTTAAGTGGGGAACTTAGAAGCAACATTCCTGATGATTGGCTTGGGACAGTCATCCGATTCGTGGGCTAA